One window from the genome of Eublepharis macularius isolate TG4126 chromosome 15, MPM_Emac_v1.0, whole genome shotgun sequence encodes:
- the AHDC1 gene encoding transcription factor Gibbin, whose product MGALSPASPLDWENGGNPPAEWIPRSQGSGLRQPNSEVELGERNFKVTLHCKHTRPRELKCNSRSSKAEGQSSMFADPHASNCSAKRHAGEDELRRRLKSQVPSLPSGGSIHSSSDCSREPKFYQAGHPGQKASTCPAEKALSFGMLSFPEGSCSALGRDPKSGSLRHAETADRCKNLHSQSNTKTEDLQPASALDCPSVARALDETATQDRAAKTFSNATLASGRCNIDNIISLLKSKCGNGRINLYPVVQLIDIMKDINRLSQDLKSCGVHLDCSGLQFNSHAPPNEEGRDQGLQYSFYSSPVLANSIRSPEEQVAQGCTKADLPKESRPSLYIEEAEGDNQITQYSACQSSPALKAPSSLDEGSSSESDTTDYTELADTDILSELASLACPGPQLLEHEHPESHSQLLESQELETRSQLISSPSLEHQPQLVDSKSLEPPPEPLALQTVDPLPAPLGLQTLEPLELQTLEPLSDSLSLQSLEPLSEPLGLQSLGTLDHQLLDSQAHLLDPEAQLLGPLPKLLDSQPHLGTDESLGTHPLQPQPRLGGCSVRGVVRRGAGRGRDDHRKYALRRTDKPKILCRRRRGGRGRRAEVVAETRVLPMPVPVEVVVAQPEEVSMPVVAASADEVDPLLSTLDLEDSQKAAANLPAPKPKCRGVRRMVVKMAKIPVSLGRRNKTTYKVSSLSSNLNLEGKELTSCNSMEPTPLLKMKNNGRNVVVVFPPGEMPIILKRKRGRPPKNLMLGPCKPKEPTPEVKKRRRRKQKLASPQPSYVADTNDSKADYSDVLAKLAFLNRQSQCSARCSPPRCWTPSEPDSIHQAPDTQSISHFLHRVQGFRRRGGKGGGFGRGGSHSARSSRCSFSDFFEGIGKKKKITPVAAMHADPVHPRKRGRQEPDSMDKPKRKRRSRKNGVLFPEQNLGQNFNDGACEWSGDKESPWMPHHGHLSSQTNRNCSYQGADSRTFHSSTVETSSSSRSGFYSGSNPSSQSELSQERHSLFTGYFRSLLDSDDSSDLLDFALSNTRSESRKSTTTYTAPPNAIATQRGMASYPSRGGKVTPASTTTTATTEAPFHTVMPSRQSFPPNRATGYNMSQAPSECRGADTFQKLAPLSAVSRSPTAHSSAASSYAQYGSYSSSGGQNVTSSSLFQQGKPYHATQDCPNNKDCSFTYGSGNSLPSSPSSAHSVSYTQQTSAPSLPLSKASFFSSSDPSQFSSSSHTPMRCDSRASTVSPGGYMVPKGSASFQPSPENCRQFPSASQWSFRQGYSSLDWSSDTFSQLYNPGFDCHINEPNVILDISNYTPQKAKQQTVSETFSESSSDSTQFNQPAGYRRANSEASSSEGQSSLSSLEKLMMDWNESSSAPGYNWNQSVLFQSSSKPGRGRRKKVDIFDAAHLNFTTSAYPSKRGTGARQPRGSRGACASKKERGTGKTKFPAKSQPVNPLFQDSTDLGLDYYSGDSSMSPLPSQSRGFGLSERDPCDYAGPYSMNPSTPSDGTFGQGFQSDSPGLGQPDLESKHFPSLPHQLAAPPPPQTVFETGLQKAFSPNCSPTLAFKEDLRSGDIRKLPACDSLKHTMQGAGGMSHSAAHMTCRDLPMSQPHYDSPSCKTPGYWYSPTASTRSPPYDNKAGVGMLLDFMGRSPDASCLNPHLTSPPSTNPSKSEKEPMDMARAHHRGAYICPLMNDLNISPVPRDSVLPLQDNYRYPSFAPQGHSIMAAAQKSGFLGPMLEQHPEDTFTVTSL is encoded by the coding sequence CCAAAGTTCTACCAGGCAGGACATCCTGGTCAAAAAGCATCCACGTGTCCAGCAGAGAAAGCCTTGTCGTTCGGTATGCTCAGCTTTCCCGAGGGTTCTTGCTCAGCATTAGGCCGGGACCCCAAATCTGGCTCTCTTCGTCACGCTGAGACAGCTGACCGGTGCAAGAACCTCCACAGCCAGAGCAACACCAAGACAGAGGACCTGCAGCCAGCTAGCGCTCTGGACTGCCCTAGTGTTGCCCGGGCCCTGGATGAGACAGCCACACAAGACAGAGCTGCCAAGACCTTCTCCAATGCCACTTTGGCTTCGGGCAGGTGCAACATTGACAACATCATCTCCCTGCTAAAGAGCAAGTGTGGCAACGGGCGCATCAACCTCTACCCTGTGGTGCAGCTTATCGATATCATGAAGGATATCAACCGTCTCTCCCAGGATCTGAAGAGCTGTGGCGTTCACCTGGACTGCAGCGGCCTACAGTTCAACAGCCATGCACCACCCAATGAGGAAGGCCGGGATCAGGGGCTGCAGTACAGCTTCTACTCCTCGCCCGTGCTGGCCAACAGCATCCGTAGCCCCGAAGAGCAAGTGGCACAGGGCTGTACCAAAGCCGATCTGCCCAAGGAAAGTCGACCTAGCCTCTACATTGAAGAGGCAGAGGGGGACAATCAGATTACCCAGTACTCAGCCTGCCAGAGCAGCCCTGCTTTGAAGGCACCCAGCAGCCTAGATGAGGGCAGCAGCTCGGAATCTGATACCACCGACTATACCGAGCTGGCCGACACGGATATCTTGAGCGAGCTGGCTTCTCTGGCCTGCCCAGGCCCTCAGCTGCTAGAGCATGAGCACCCAGAGTCCCACTCCCAGTTGCTAGAAAGCCAGGAACTAGAGACGAGGTCCCAGTTAATCAGCTCACCGTCTCTGGAACACCAGCCTCAGCTAGTAGATTCCAAGTCTCTAGAGCCTCCTCCAGAGCCACTGGCCTTGCAGACCGTGGATCCCTTGCCGGCTCCCCTTGGGCTGCAGACTCTAGAGCCTCTGGAGCTGCAGACTCTAGAACCGTtgtctgactctctctctctccaatccCTGGAGCCCCTTTCTGAGCCATTAGGGCTACAGTCTTTAGGGACCCTGGATCACCAATTGCTCGACTCCCAAGCTCACCTTCTGGATCCCGAGGCTCAGCTGCTAGGCCCGCTTCCCAAGCTGTTAGACTCCCAGCCACATCTGGGGACAGACGAGTCCCTAGGAACACACCCGTTACAACCCCAGCCCCGCCTTGGAGGCTGCTCTGTGAGAGGAGTGGTGAGGCGAGGGGCAGGACGGGGCAGGGATGATCACAGGAAATATGCTCTACGCAGAACAGATAAACCAAAGATTCTCTGCCGTCGGAGGAGGGGAGGCCGGGGACGGCGGGCAGAGGTGGTAGCTGAGACCAGGGTCCTCCCCATGCCCGTACCAGTGGAAGTGGTAGTGGCGCAGCCAGAGGAAGTGAGCATGCCCGTGGTGGCTGCATCAGCAGATGAAGTGGATCCTCTCCTCTCGACCTTGGACCTAGAAGACAGTCAGAAGGCTGCTGCCAATCTGCCAGCCCCAAAGCCCAAATGCCGTGGGGTGCGCAGGATGGTGGTGAAGATGGCCAAGATCCCAGTTTCCCTCGGGAGGCGGAACAAGACTACATACAAAGTCTCCTCTCTGAGCAGCAACTTGAATTTGGAAGGCAAAGAGCTGACGTCTTGTAACTCGATGGAACCTACCCCACTGCTGAAGATGAAGAACAACGGCCGTAACGTCGTTGTGGTCTTCCCTCCTGGTGAGATGCCAATTATCCTAAAGCGAAAGCGGGGGAGGCCCCCTAAAAATCTAATGCTGGGGCCCTGCAAACCGAAGGAGCCCACCCCAGAGGTGAAgaaacggaggaggaggaagcagaaacTGGCATCGCCACAACCCTCTTATGTGGCCGATACCAACGACAGTAAAGCCGACTACTCAGATGTCCTGGCAAAGCTGGCCTTTCTAAACCGTCAGAGCCAATGTTCGGCACGTTGCTCCCCACCACGCTGCTGGACCCCAAGTGAACCGGACTCCATCCACCAGGCCCCTGACACTCAAAGCATCTCCCACTTTTTACACCGGGTCCAGGGGTTCCGCCGGCGTGGTGGCAAAGGAGGTGGGTTTGGCCGTGGAGGAAGCCACTCCGCCCGCTCATCTCGCTGCTCCTTTAGCGATTTCTTTGAAGGCATCGGCAAGAAGAAGAAGATAACCCCGGTAGCAGCCATGCATGCAGACCCTGTACACCCACGGAAACGAGGTCGACAAGAACCAGACTCCATGGACAAGCCCAAAagaaagaggcggtcccgcaagAACGGGGTGTTGTTTCCAGAGCAGAACCTTGGGCAGAACTTCAATGATGGGGCCTGTGAATGGAGTGGAGACAAAGAGAGCCCTTGGATGCCCCACCACGGACATCTCTCCAGCCAGACAAACAGGAACTGCAGTTACCAAGGTGCTGACTCTCGAACCTTCCATTCTTCCACAGTGGAGACCAGTTCTTCCAGCAGGAGTGGATTTTACAGTGGGAGTAATCCGTCGTCACAATCTGAGTTAAGCCAGGAGAGACACAGTCTTTTCACGGGCTACTTCCGCTCCTTGCTAGATTCGGATGATTCCTCTGATCTACTGGACTTTGCTCTCTCAAATACCCGCTCTGAGTCCCGGAAATCCACTACCACCTACACGGCCCCTCCCAACGCCATAGCTACCCAGAGGGGCATGGCATCATACCCGAGCCGGGGAGGCAAAGTGACACCGGCCTCCACCACCACTACTGCAACTACTGAGGCACCCTTCCATACAGTCATGCCAAGCCGGCAGTCATTTCCTCCCAACAGAGCGACAGGATACAACATGTCTCAGGCTCCTTCGGAGTGCCGTGGCGCAGACACCTTCCAAAAGCTGGCACCGCTTTCAGCTGTCTCCAGGTCACCCACAGCTCACTCCTCAGCCGCCTCCAGCTATGCACAGTACggcagctacagcagcagtgGAGGGCAGAACGTGACCTCCTCTAGCCTGTTCCAGCAAGGGAAGCCATACCATGCCACACAGGACTGCCCGAACAACAAAGACTGCAGCTTCACCTATGGCAGTGGGAACAGCCTGCCCTCGTCGCCAAGCAGCGCCCACAGCGTCAGCTACACCCAGCAGACTTCAGCCCCCAGCTTGCCCTTGAGTAAGGCCTCCTTCTTCAGCAGTTCAGACCCCAGCCAGTTCTCCAGCTCCTCCCACACCCCCATGCGGTGTGATAGTCGTGCCAGCACTGTGTCCCCTGGCGGCTACATGGTTCCCAAAGGTTCAGCCTCCTTCCAGCCTTCGCCCGAGAACTGTCGGCAGTTCCCCAGTGCCTCCCAATGGTCTTTCCGGCAAGGCTACAGCAGCCTGGACTGGAGCTCTGACACCTTCAGCCAGCTCTACAATCCCGGCTTCGACTGCCATATCAACGAGCCCAACGTCATCCTAGATATCTCCAACTACACACCACAGAAAGCCAAGCAGCAAACGGTGTCTGAGACCTTCTCCGAGTCCTCTTCGGACAGCACTCAGTTCAACCAGCCAGCCGGGTATCGAAGGGCCAACAGTGAGGCCTCGTCTAGCGAAGGTCAGTCCAGCCTTTCTAGCCTGGAGAAACTCATGATGGACTGGAATGAGTCATCTTCCGCCCCAGGTTACAACTGGAACCAGAGTGTCTTGTTCCAAAGTAGCTCCAAGCCAGGACGTGGAAGACGAAAGAAAGTGGACATATTTGATGCTGCCCACCTGAATTTCACAACGTCTGCATATCCCTCCAAGCGGGGCACAGGGGCCAGGCAGCCTCGGGGCTCCCGGGGAGCCTGTGCCTCCAAAAAGGAGAGAGGCACAGGGAAAACCAAGTTCCCTGCCAAATCCCAGCCGGTGAACCCGCTGTTCcaagacagtactgaccttggccTAGATTACTATAGTGGAGACAGTAGTATGTCCCCTCTGCCCTCCCAGTCCCGGGGCTTTGGGCTCAGTGAAAGGGATCCATGTGACTACGCGGGGCCTTACTCCATGAATCCCTCCACTCCTTCTGACGGCACCTTTGGGCAAGGGTTCCAGAGTGACTCCCCCGGACTCGGGCAGCCAGACCTGGAGAGCAAACATTTCCCCAGCCTCCCTCACCAGCTGGCTGCCCCGCCCCCTCCACAGACTGTGTTTGAAACAGGCTTGCAAAAAGCTTTCTCGCCCAACTGCTCCCCGACCCTGGCCTTTAAAGAGGACTTACGGTCCGGTGACATCCGGAAGCTTCCAGCCTGCGACTCGCTCAAACACACCATGCAAGGGGCCGGCGGCATGTCCCATTCGGCTGCACACATGACCTGCCGGGACCTGCCCATGTCCCAGCCACACTACGATTCTCCCAGCTGCAAAACCCCTGGCTATTGGTACTCCCCCACCGCTAGCACTCGCAGCCCCCCCTACGACAACAAAGCTGGGGTCGGGATGCTCCTGGACTTCATGGGGAGGAGCCCGGATGCTTCCTGCCTCAACCCCCACCTGACTAGCCCCCCCAGCACCAACCCTTCTAAGAGCGAGAAGGAGCCCATGGACATGGCCAGGGCTCACCACCGGGGGGCCTACATTTGCCCCTTGATGAACGACTTGAATATCTCCCCAGTCCCGAGAGACTCTGTGCTGCCGCTGCAGGACAACTACAGGTACCCCAGCTTTGCCCCGCAAGGGCACTCCATCATGGCCGCAGCCCAGAAGAGTGGGTTTTTGGGTCCGATGCTAGAGCAACACCCTGAGGACACGTTCACAGTCACCTCATTGTAG